Proteins found in one Pontibacter sp. SGAir0037 genomic segment:
- the pseI gene encoding pseudaminic acid synthase yields the protein MTQSINIAGRLVGLTHKPFIIAEMSGNHNQSLDRALAIVDAAAEAGADAIKLQTYTADTMTLPGAFTIEDEGSLWKGRELYDLYKEAYTPWEWHKPIFERAREKGLIAFSSPFDETAVDFLEELGAPVYKIASFENTDHPLLKKVAATGKPVIMSTGAATISELDEAVRILKGAGVTELILLKCTSTYPATPENTNLLTIPHMRDLFGVQVGLSDHTMGVGAAVAAVALGATVVEKHFTLRRADGGVDSAFSLEPQELNTLVVESERAWQAMGYVQYGVQRAEEKSRLFKRSIYAARDIEAGEAFTKENIRVIRPGLGLAPKHYEELLSKTAAKSIKAGTPLTWDLV from the coding sequence ATGACACAATCTATAAATATAGCAGGCCGTTTAGTTGGTCTAACGCATAAGCCTTTTATTATTGCCGAAATGTCCGGCAACCATAACCAGTCGCTGGACCGCGCTTTGGCCATTGTAGATGCCGCCGCTGAAGCCGGAGCTGACGCTATAAAGCTGCAAACCTATACAGCCGATACCATGACACTGCCTGGGGCTTTTACCATAGAAGACGAAGGATCGTTATGGAAAGGACGTGAACTGTACGACCTTTACAAAGAAGCGTACACACCTTGGGAGTGGCACAAGCCTATTTTTGAAAGAGCCAGAGAAAAAGGCCTGATTGCCTTCTCCTCTCCTTTCGATGAAACAGCTGTTGATTTTCTGGAAGAGTTAGGTGCTCCTGTTTATAAGATTGCCTCCTTCGAAAATACCGATCACCCTTTACTAAAAAAAGTGGCAGCTACCGGAAAACCAGTGATCATGAGCACAGGAGCCGCTACTATTTCTGAACTGGACGAAGCGGTGCGCATTCTGAAAGGAGCTGGCGTAACCGAACTGATTCTATTAAAATGCACCAGCACATATCCTGCCACTCCTGAAAATACAAACCTGCTGACAATCCCGCACATGCGTGATCTGTTTGGCGTGCAGGTGGGTCTTTCGGACCATACCATGGGAGTTGGAGCTGCCGTAGCGGCTGTTGCATTGGGAGCCACCGTGGTAGAGAAACATTTTACTTTAAGACGTGCCGATGGTGGCGTAGATTCTGCCTTTTCGCTGGAGCCTCAGGAGCTGAATACATTAGTAGTAGAATCCGAAAGAGCCTGGCAGGCGATGGGTTATGTGCAGTATGGCGTGCAGCGGGCCGAGGAAAAAAGCCGCCTTTTCAAGCGTTCCATTTATGCTGCCAGAGACATTGAAGCGGGAGAGGCTTTTACAAAAGAAAATATCCGCGTTATTCGCCCGGGCCTTGGCCTTGCTCCTAAGCACTATGAGGAACTGCTAAGCAAAACAGCAGCAAAAAGTATAAAGGCCGGCACTCCATTAACCTGGGACCTGGTATAA